The following DNA comes from Oncorhynchus masou masou isolate Uvic2021 chromosome 21, UVic_Omas_1.1, whole genome shotgun sequence.
attgtttgtttacattttaaaTCTGTTCTTCAGAAGAATACTCTGATGGAAAGAGAGACAGGCTTAAGGCATATTACCGGTTTAGATGTAATACACTATATTCTTAGGGCGGTTTCACAAACATACTGTAGATTAAGACTTGCCCTGGACTAACAGGTATGTTCAATGGgcaaaagttgtttttttttatgtcCAGGACTAGCCTTACTTTGTGCCCAGGAAACCGGCCCttcaagtttttttttcttttttttacgcCTGCTAAAATAAAAGATTTAAAAAGGCAAAAAGATGATTCTCTAATCTCCCAGTGTATTCACATCTGTCCAAGGTTGGGACACAGACTGATGTTTCTAGGGTCGGTTTCCCCAGACACACATTAACTGAGTCTCTATTGAAAAATCGCTTTCTAGTTCAGGACTAGGTTTATTAATCTACATCTGACAAACTGGTCCTGAATCAAACACGAGGTTTCTTTCAAGAATATTCTCGCCGCGAAAGTAACGCACACCTATTGAGGCGAGGTGCTGGCTCGCGGAGTGGAACACTTTAAATAAGATAATAAAGGAGAGCCGCAAACTccagctcagatgcaaaaaaaatgttttatgtccaacgtttcgacagacaagctgtcttcatccgGGTATAAATCAAAACACAAGGTTTCTTTCATGAATGTATCAATGAAAATCTTTGTAGGCGAAACAGGTGCTCCACTTTGAAGGACACAGTTCAATGGTAAAactctgttccaaatggcaccctattccatatatagtgcactatgtagggaatagtgtaccaTGACCTCACTGCAAAGTCTCACTGAGAATCACAATGATTCTACTCTAAAACAAAGATGAACAGAGATAACCAACTGTCCTTTGTGTCACTCAGAAACACTCTCAAGGACATTAGCTGTAGGCTCTTAAAATGTTACTTATCGACCAAGAGCATCAATGATTCCTTTTCCCAGGGGATCAACTGCAATAAGAATATATAGATCCAGAAACAAGATGGTGAATTGTTTTTTTTAGCTGTCTTTTTTTTGAGTATTGTAATTTGGATTCATATTATTTGTTGTCATATAAACTTCAATCAGTGAGTGAATGTTGTAAGAAATGAATGTATTTCTTTATACTGATCTACCTTTCCAAGCAGAGGGAGAAAGTACACACGACATAGTCAAAGATACATTGACTTTGGATGTCAAATTAGTGGCTATGATTGTGTGATTTAAGGTCAAAAGTGCTTCAAGCCTGgaggcagttctatcttgacaatGTATAAAGAAGAATCAAAGCAGTATTGTATCTTCACAACCCAGCATCCTCCCACAAGTCATACATTTATGACTTCATAAAACAATTAAACAGCTCCCCAAAACACCTCTTACTATCAGAACTATCCTTTTGGttccagtaaaataaaataaaacgtgGTTAGAATCTAAATCTATCAGGTCCTAGTTATGTAATTGCTACTAAACGAGCAAAAACTCAAATGAAATTGCCACCATGACAATTCCTTTCAATTTCCCTTGAATTTAGCTTGTGTAGGACAAGGAGAGCTCTGTCCATCTCAGAAGGAGTGGTAGTGTTAATTTCATTAAGGACACAGGAAACTGGCACAtgttgaggagggaggggggggggggttgtatggGAATAGGTACATCGGAGGAGGGAAACGGGAGAAGGGAAACGGGAGAAAGGGAAACGTAAGGAATGGTGTAGTTTTCTTTCCAAGTGTCTCGTTCCTCCTCTATACCCTTCAGTCCATTGGATCACCAAAGCGGCCTGATCTCAACCGAAGAAGCCCAGCTTCTCTCTCAGCCATTCCTCTGTCAGGTCCTCCGTGTTTCTGATCTCAAACACCTGGAAGAAATGAGGAAGAGCCGATAGAAGATTGATAACTGCCCCCTTTTTTTCTGTTACACAACAAAAAGTCAacatggcagggtagcctagtggttaaagcgttggactagtaaccagaaggttgcaagttcaaacccccgagctgacaaggtacaaatctgtcgttctgcccctgaacagacagttaacccactgttcctaggccgtcattgaaaataagaatttgttcttaaccgccttgccttgttaaataaaggtaaaaaaaaaaacatcatgaAACCAATTTCATGTAAAACACATACTAATATATTTATGGATGCAGCTGTATTTCAGTACTAgtttattaaataaatacagaTAGCATTGAGCTCCAAAGAcgaataaataaacaaacagttAAAACACTAACCTTGGTCAACTGGACAGTTTGCACCAGTTTGTTTTTGCTTCCGGCGTACATCATCTGTTGCTCGGGTTTACATCCTGACAGAAAAACAATAATGACACTGTAAAAGATGTGGTAAAACCAGAGAAATAGAACGAGGAAGTACAATGATCTGTTTCTCTACGGGGACAACTAATACCCGTTATATGCATGCATtggcctattttattgcctttacctcccttatcctacctcatttgcacacactgtatatagattttcctctactgtattattgactgtatgttttgttcactccatgtgtaactctgtgtcgttgtttgtgttgaactgctttgctttatcttggccaggtcgcaatagtaaatgagaacttgttctcaacgagccgacctggttaaataaagttattattatatatatttttttaagtattaAATTACTTAAATTAAACATATTTTACTATCCAATAATAGTAAGGTAACCTTAGTTACCATGCCCTCATTGGTTAAAATGGCAGACTGAATTCATCTTTCTTGTACAAGAATGGGCCAACACCTGTTGTTACAATTATAGTAGCTACAGGGATGTTGAGGACCGGATCTCATCTTACCCACTGGACTGGAGAAGATGAAGCAGAGAGGGTAAGAGACTCTCCCGTCGTCATGTTCGTACTTGTAGCTGTACACCACAAATGTGCAGAAGGTTAAAGAGAACTTTTAAAATAAGAGAGATTTGACTGTGCTCAACCCTTTCACTGAAAATCACGCATTCATGTCAAATGGGAGaatttgtttacgtccctgttagtgtgcatttctcctttaccGAAGATAATTCAATCcatttgacaggtgtggcatatcaagaagctattTAAACATCATTAGTTTTTTAAACAGggttttttttttacacaggtgcaccttgtgccggggacaataaaaggccactcttaaatgagcagttgtcacacaacacaatgccacagatgtctacaTTTTGAGGGAGAtagcatgctgattgcaggaatttccaccagatctgttgccagagaatgtaatgttcatttcactaccataagccgcctccaacattgttttagagaatttgacagaacgttcaaccggcctcacaacctcagaccaggtgtaaccatgccagcccaggacctccacatccagcttcttaaCCTGTGGGATggtttgagaccagccacccagacagctgatgaaactgaggaatttttctgtctgtaataaagtctttttgtggggaaaaactcattctgattggctgggcctggctcccaagtgggtaaGCCTATGCCCATGCCTATGCCCTCCTAGGTCCACCCATGGCGGTGCccctacccagtcatgtgaaatccatagatttggacggcaggatagcctagtggttagagcgttggactagtaaccgaaaggttgcaagttcaaacccctgagctgacaaggtacaaatctgtccttctgcccctgaacaggcagttaacccactgttcctaggctgtcatagaaaataagaatttgttcttaactgacttgcctagttaaataaaggttaaagtaAATAaaaagattagggcctaatgaatgtatttcaattgacttatttccttatatgaactggaactcagtaaaattgttgcatgtttgcattcatatttttttgttcagtatagatcaaAGGATATCTGGGCTGTCTTTCAGGCAGCTCGTCCTTCAGATCATCAGGAGAAATATCctacaatgagagagagaaggtattcaAGGTTAAATATGTACTGTACAACAGTAGGTTCATGCTCCATCATACAAGACACTATAAGAGGTGTGTGGATAAAGACACTTATCAACGCTGACGTCATCATAACAATAACCAATCTGGCAACTTACCTCATGTTCTTCATCAAGGATGACAAGCTGCTTGTCCTTGTCAATCTTCACTGAGAAAGAGAaaacaaccccccccaaaaaagatatTTAGGCAAAATGTTCCTCAACAGTCAATATGTTGGTCCTTCCCAAGCACTTGACCCTAGCACAATATGTATGTAgaagcaacaaacaaaaaaacattgtcaACTTTAGATTCTTTATGATTAGAAGGATACTGACTGATTTATGATTAGAGGATACTTACCGATTTGTGGATACTTACCGATTTGTGATTAAGAGGATACTTACAGATTTGTGATTAAGAGAATACTTACAGATTTGTGGATAAGAGAATACTTACTGATGATAGCAGCATTGTTAGTCTCCTTCCGGAAGCGGAATTCCCGTAGCTTTTTAACTAGGTCTCCATCAACGTCACACACAACCAGTGATTCACTCTAGAAGTAACGGATAGAAGGAAAGCCTTCATAAAAGCCTCTCAAGagttggagtgctgatctagaatcagttatGCTTTTGATGATAATAAAATACTATTACGTAGACAGgagagacctgatcctagatcagcactcctactcagagATGCTTAATGAATATGGGGCCAGGAATAAGAATTGTCATGATGTCTCATTTCAAAGGAGATCAGATCCGTTTAACACATGATTGGGAACTTTTAGTGACAGCCTCCACAATAATTATTGAGATGGTCATTAGATATAAAGATATATGTCTAAACTTGCAAATTCTATTAACTTGTGATACATTTTTTGCGATGAATGATCTGACCACCAGCCACACCTGATAATTGATGTGTCTTGGAATGAGCAGGGATCTTCATTTACGTAACATTTCTGAATCATTATTCATGATGGGTTAAATTCCTTTGTTCAATGGCCTACTCTGGATATGATTTGACAGGTAACAGGAAATAACGACGTGCACCGATTTAGCAACTACAGGGTTATACAAATATTTTAGTACTCTCAAATATGGGAGATGCGCATCCATGACAATGCCGAGTTTAATGTCTTGAAGCCaagtttagctagctaactagataGGTTTCGAAAACTACAGGAAATGCGAATCTAGCCAGATAGCTGAGAGCACAAAGAGCATAAAATCTGATAGAATAGTCAAGGCACTTTGACGATCTGAAATTAGCTAGTTTCATCGAGTAGCTAGGGTAATTACACGGGAATTTGATGTGGCTAACTTTCTCAGACAATGCATAGAGTTATCCGttaaccagctagctagctagctagctctctatctatctatgcTCCATATCGTGACATGTTGCAGCATATCACATCGAGCTGGGGTGGAACAACTGCATATTTAATTAAAAACAAGCGAAACTCATTTCGAATTAAAAAGAGGCGATTTTGCAGACAGAGGATCTCAAACGGTTGCAACTTGAAAATAATCCCTGGCTAAATACATTTTAGTAAGGTTTTTCAACCCATCTCAGGAACAACTTACCATTTTTCCCTGAAGCGCAGACTCAATTGTTCTGTCTAGACCGGAGGAGGGCAGTACAgaacagtgtttttttttttttcgccCCCACATAATCTTGTGACTCTGATCTGACCAATCCCCGCCCCCACACCaatttaaaataatttatttGGGAATATTTTTTCGTATCATACTAGCACTAGTTGCATTTTACTCATATAAAGTTGAGAGAGAAAGGGTAATAtatacttttatttatttgttttaatttaaaaaatgttttgtcatcTTCCTTTGCCCGACTGCAATCTAAGAAAAATGTATGTGACTCTGGAACGTACCCATATTCGGTTCCATCCCCATTTCCTTCCGCCCAATGTTGACGTCATATTCTAGGCGTGAGTGCAGACAGTACACTTCCTTTATTCCAGGAGTTATTTTGTACAGTATTATTTTTAATTGTTTTCTCTCAACTGGCAAATTCTTGTTGTTTCTAACTTTAGAATTAGTTAAAGACGTCCCTCTTTTGTCGAGGTAATGTTGAAAAGCTTAACATACTTTAAAAACATTTCTTTATTGTACTTTGATCGTTAGAGCAGCATAAATATGTAGAATCAGTTGGTAGCTGGCTAATgtttgctagctaatgttagatAATGTTAGCTGTACATCGAGCCAGCTAGCTTTCTACACGTGAACAACACTAACCAGCCTGCAATCCAGTTTAATTTAAAGTTTATAGGTAGCTTGTGATATCTTAACTATGTTGCTATTTACTTCAGGCTGTTATAACTAAAGTAGCGAATAGGCTATAATAGGTTATGCTTCAGACCTAACACCTTTACCCTCCATTACCTTTCAGGACATGGATTTCTCGGTGAGTTAGCTACTTTTATTAATCACGTTTATTATCAAGGTATGCCTGTTTTAAGATGGTAAATGTGTTGGTGAAGATCATGGTAGCATCCTCCCTGTTTTTCTTGTATGTAGCTGGCAGATGCCATAGCTGACGATGTCCCGGGCCAAGCTGAGAAAGCGGCTAACCCCAACCCAGCCGCCCCCAATGCCCCTCCGCCCACTAACCCAGGATGGCCTGGTGCGGCCCCCGGAGCCCCCACACAGCCCTCTGCTCCTGGGGGATTCCCTGGGGGGCCACAGTCTGGTCCAAGGGCCCCAGGGCAGTTCCCTGGTAGTCAAGGATCCTTCTCTTCCGGTCCCGGAGCACCAGGGCAGTATCCTGGAGCTCCCTCTGCCCCTGGTGGGTTCCCGCCCGGCCCAGGGGTACCGGCACAGTACCCAGCCGGGCCTGGAGCCCCGGGACAGTGCCCAGCGGGGCCTGGAGCCCCGGGACAGTACCCATCTGGGCCTGGAGCCCCGGGACAGTACCCAGCAGGACCTGGAGCCCCAGGACAGTATCCAGCTGGGCCTGGAGCCCCGGGACAGTACCCAGCTGGACCTGGAACCCCAGGACAGTACCCAGCTGGACCTGGAGCCCCGGGACAGTACCCAGCTGGACCTGGAGCCCCGGGACAGTACCCAGCTGGGCCTGGAGCCCCGGGACAGTACCCAGCTGGACCTGGAGCCCCAGGACAGTACCCAGCTGGACCAGGAGCCCCGGGACAGTACCCAGCTGGACCTGGAGCCCCAGGACAGTATCCAGCTGGGCCAGGAGCTCCGGGGCAATACCCAGCTGGGCCTGGAGCCCCGGGACAGTACCCACCCGGGCCTGGAGCACCTGGACAGTTCCCTGGAGCCCCCATGCAGTACCCGTCTGGACCCTTCCAAACTAGCCCCGGAGCACCAACAGGACCCTACCCCAATGTGCCTTACCCAGGAGCCCAGCCTGGTGGGGGGATGTATGGGCCTGGAGGTCCAGGAGCTGCCTTCTCTCCTGCAGGAGGCACCTTCCCTGGTGGAGCCTTCCCTCCCATCCCCCCTGGATCATGGGGTCCTCGCGGTGGTGGAGGCTTCCCTTCCCAGCCCAGCCACCCAGGGCCTATGGGACCATACGGGGGGCAAGCAGCTCCAGGAGGCATGCCCGTAAGTAAATACATGCTTTTTAAACACCACACGTTGCTGCTTGCTTGCTTGCTTCCTTCCTGGTGCACTTCTGTCCTAGTCTTCACCGGAGGATCTCTGTATACGTGGTGTGGCTCTTTTTTTTGGGGTGGTGGGGTGGTTCTTTCCTCGTTTTACCTTCCTGATTTCGCAAGCTTACATTAAGCGCAGCAGTCAGGATGGTGGATCAGAGATTTGCTGCAGGGCTGTAAAAATGGTGTTTGTCTCCTAGAAACAGCACTGCAATAACATTATACTGGT
Coding sequences within:
- the gmfb gene encoding glia maturation factor beta, translated to MSESLVVCDVDGDLVKKLREFRFRKETNNAAIIMKIDKDKQLVILDEEHEDISPDDLKDELPERQPRFVVYSYKYEHDDGRVSYPLCFIFSSPVGCKPEQQMMYAGSKNKLVQTVQLTKVFEIRNTEDLTEEWLREKLGFFG
- the LOC135508524 gene encoding calcium-binding protein P-like isoform X1, translated to MDFSLADAIADDVPGQAEKAANPNPAAPNAPPPTNPGWPGAAPGAPTQPSAPGGFPGGPQSGPRAPGQFPGSQGSFSSGPGAPGQYPGAPSAPGGFPPGPGVPAQYPAGPGAPGQCPAGPGAPGQYPSGPGAPGQYPAGPGAPGQYPAGPGAPGQYPAGPGTPGQYPAGPGAPGQYPAGPGAPGQYPAGPGAPGQYPAGPGAPGQYPAGPGAPGQYPAGPGAPGQYPAGPGAPGQYPAGPGAPGQYPPGPGAPGQFPGAPMQYPSGPFQTSPGAPTGPYPNVPYPGAQPGGGMYGPGGPGAAFSPAGGTFPGGAFPPIPPGSWGPRGGGGFPSQPSHPGPMGPYGGQAAPGGMPPRHNIPYPPHF
- the LOC135508524 gene encoding calcium-binding protein P-like isoform X2; translation: MDFSLADAIADDVPGQAEKAANPNPAAPNAPPPTNPGWPGAAPGAPTQPSAPGGFPGGPQSGPRAPGQFPGSQGSFSSGPGAPGQYPGAPSAPGGFPPGPGVPAQYPAGPGAPGQCPAGPGAPGQYPSGPGAPGQYPAGPGAPGQYPAGPGAPGQYPAGPGTPGQYPAGPGAPGQYPAGPGAPGQYPAGPGAPGQYPAGPGAPGQYPAGPGAPGQYPAGPGAPGQYPAGPGAPGQYPAGPGAPGQYPPGPGAPGQFPGAPMQYPSGPFQTSPGAPTGPYPNVPYPGAQPGGGMYGPGGPGAAFSPAGGTFPGGAFPPIPPGSWGPRGGGGFPSQPSHPGPMGPYGGQAAPGGMPKQHCNNIILV